The following coding sequences are from one Sciurus carolinensis chromosome 11, mSciCar1.2, whole genome shotgun sequence window:
- the Ins gene encoding insulin has product MALWTHLLPLLALLALWGPDPAQAFVNQHLCGSHLVEALYLVCGERGFFYTPKSRREAEEQQGGPAELGGGLPQLSALEVAPQKRGIVEQCCTSICSLYQLENYCN; this is encoded by the exons ATGGCCCTGTGGACACACCTTCTGCCCCTGCTGGCCCTGCTGGCCCTCTGGGGGCCCGACCCTGCACAGGCCTTTGTCAACCAGCACCTCTGCGGCTCTCACCTGGTGGAGGCACTCTACTTGGTGTGTGGGGAGCGTGGCTTCTTCTACACACCCAAGTCCCGCCGAGAGGCAGAGGAGCAGCAGG GGGGCCCAGCGGAGCTGGGCGGGGGCCTCCCGCAGCTCTCAGCTCTGGAGGTGGCCCCGCAGAAGCGCGGCATCGTGGAGCAGTGCTGCACCAGCATCTGCTCGCTCTACCAGCTGGAGAACTACTGCAATTAG